One Planctomycetota bacterium DNA window includes the following coding sequences:
- the larC gene encoding nickel pincer cofactor biosynthesis protein LarC, with protein sequence MKAIYFDCFSGISGDMILGALIDAGLPLPLLKRELAKIPLKGYRLSTRQVTKNGFRAAKLDVHASEERIQPDKMVSLIKRSKLSDGIKNKIIKLIRRLTDIEAHVHNLKSTNKHLTSDISARGESAFGGHLHELGSADTLIDISGAIIGLNLLGIDKTYSSPLPITRGFIRTHHGRIPLPAPATAEMLKGFPVYYSKINKEIVTPTGALIITSLAKPLTELPLMTVNKIAYGAGDMEFPSQPNLLRVFLGTISNNKYPTSNIYLIETNLDDSTPEIIAYTIERLLKNGALDAFAEPIKMKKSRPGILLKALAREKDIPKLEEIIFKETSTFGIRHYPIERAELEREIKAVKTKYGMIPVKIGSLNNKVMSISPEYEDCKKIAMAKGIPLKDIYKEATFTAKTRRR encoded by the coding sequence ATGAAAGCTATCTATTTTGACTGTTTCTCCGGCATAAGTGGGGACATGATTCTGGGCGCCTTGATAGACGCCGGGCTTCCGCTCCCACTCCTCAAGCGGGAACTGGCTAAAATCCCGCTTAAAGGATACCGGTTGTCCACCAGACAGGTCACCAAAAACGGATTCAGGGCAGCGAAGCTGGATGTTCATGCCTCAGAAGAACGAATCCAGCCGGATAAAATGGTATCACTCATCAAACGAAGTAAATTGTCAGATGGGATTAAGAACAAAATCATTAAGCTCATACGACGCTTGACTGATATTGAGGCTCACGTTCACAATCTAAAATCTACCAACAAACATCTAACATCTGACATCTCCGCCAGGGGCGAATCCGCCTTCGGCGGGCATCTCCACGAACTCGGTTCGGCCGATACATTAATAGACATTAGCGGCGCAATTATCGGATTAAACCTTTTGGGCATAGACAAAACGTACTCCTCTCCCCTGCCGATTACACGTGGATTTATCCGGACACATCACGGCAGGATTCCTCTTCCCGCGCCCGCCACGGCTGAGATGCTTAAAGGATTTCCGGTGTATTATTCCAAAATTAACAAGGAAATCGTTACGCCAACCGGCGCGCTTATCATAACTTCCCTGGCAAAGCCTTTAACCGAACTTCCGTTGATGACGGTCAATAAAATAGCTTACGGGGCCGGCGATATGGAATTCCCAAGCCAACCGAATCTCCTGCGTGTTTTCTTAGGAACTATATCTAACAACAAATATCCAACATCTAACATCTATCTGATAGAAACCAATCTTGACGACTCGACCCCGGAAATAATCGCCTACACCATAGAACGCTTACTAAAAAATGGCGCATTGGATGCCTTTGCCGAACCGATTAAGATGAAGAAATCCAGACCCGGTATATTGCTTAAGGCGTTGGCAAGGGAAAAAGATATTCCTAAGCTTGAGGAGATTATCTTTAAAGAAACGAGCACTTTCGGGATACGGCATTACCCAATTGAGCGTGCCGAATTAGAGCGGGAAATTAAAGCGGTAAAAACGAAGTACGGAATGATACCGGTAAAAATCGGCTCGCTTAACAATAAAGTGATGAGTATCTCACCGGAGTATGAGGATTGTAAAAAGATAGCGATGGCAAAAGGAATACCTTTAAAAGATATCTATAAAGAAGCTACTTTTACCGCAAAGACGCGAAGAAGATGA
- the argF gene encoding ornithine carbamoyltransferase: MNFKGRSFVALSDFTPEEIWHLLKRTEELKKLNKRGKNQPLLKGKTLGMIFQKSSTRTRVSFEVAMFQLGGHALFLSGSDLQLKRGETIADTSRVMSRYVDGIMARVFAHQDILDLAKYSSIPVINALSDYNHPCQGLTDIFTIYEKGRDLKKTKMAYVGDGNNMVHSLISAMTKVGGKIAVATPKGYEPNPEAVRLGKEIAQKTGGSVELLNDPVKAVKDADVIYTDTWASMGQEAEHAKRVIAFKGFQVNSALLKHAKNDVLVMHCLPAHRGEEITDEVIDGQHSIVFDQAENRLHTQKAILAEVIG, translated from the coding sequence ATGAATTTTAAAGGGCGGTCATTCGTGGCATTGTCCGACTTCACTCCGGAGGAGATATGGCACCTCCTGAAACGAACGGAAGAGCTGAAGAAACTAAACAAGCGCGGGAAAAACCAGCCGCTCCTTAAGGGGAAGACGCTCGGGATGATTTTCCAGAAGTCATCCACCCGCACCAGGGTTTCCTTTGAAGTCGCCATGTTCCAATTGGGCGGCCATGCCTTATTCTTATCCGGTTCCGACCTTCAACTGAAACGCGGTGAAACCATTGCGGATACTTCACGGGTAATGTCACGCTATGTTGACGGCATAATGGCACGCGTTTTCGCGCACCAGGATATACTGGACCTTGCCAAATACTCGTCTATCCCGGTAATCAACGCATTGAGCGATTATAACCACCCCTGCCAGGGATTAACCGATATCTTCACGATTTATGAAAAGGGAAGAGACCTGAAGAAAACCAAGATGGCTTATGTGGGCGACGGCAACAATATGGTCCATTCCCTCATTTCCGCGATGACAAAAGTAGGCGGCAAAATAGCCGTTGCCACGCCTAAAGGCTACGAACCTAATCCGGAAGCGGTCCGTCTGGGCAAGGAAATCGCCCAAAAGACAGGCGGAAGCGTGGAGCTTTTAAATGACCCCGTAAAGGCAGTCAAAGACGCCGATGTAATTTACACGGATACCTGGGCAAGCATGGGACAGGAAGCCGAACACGCCAAGCGGGTAATCGCATTCAAAGGATTCCAGGTAAATAGCGCACTGCTAAAGCACGCTAAAAACGACGTGCTGGTAATGCACTGCCTGCCGGCGCACCGCGGTGAGGAAATTACGGATGAGGTAATTGACGGACAACATTCTATCGTCTTTGACCAGGCGGAAAACCGGCTGCATACGCAAAAGGCGATACTGGCGGAAGTGATAGGATAA
- the tgt gene encoding tRNA guanosine(34) transglycosylase Tgt, with translation MADNFSFKITAKDRSTKARVADYHTPHGVFQTPAFMPVATQATVKTLTPRDIKDAKASIILCNAYHLSRRPGEDIIKGLGGLHNFMNWDGPILTDSGGYQVFSLSKLTKVTDDGVEFKSEPDGNKIFLTPERVIEIQEALGPDIIMPLDQPVAYPATKEMARVALERTLNWAKRSLESQKRHDQTRLRQGYGGQVLFGIIQGATFTELRKECTEKLLEMEFPGYAIGGLSVGENNSLMFEMLQTMTAIIPETHPRYFMGMGTPADMLRSIALGIDMFDCVLPTRNGRNGWAFTSKGIVRLRNSIHKDDPAPLDENCQCYTCRNFSRAYLRHLFNAEEILGLTLVSMHNIYYYQTLMEEARKAIKSGSFKEFVHGFEANDKPI, from the coding sequence ATGGCTGATAATTTTAGTTTTAAGATAACAGCCAAGGACCGCTCTACCAAGGCGCGTGTCGCAGACTATCACACTCCGCACGGGGTTTTCCAGACACCGGCTTTTATGCCCGTGGCAACGCAGGCAACGGTCAAGACATTAACCCCGCGCGATATCAAAGACGCCAAGGCTTCTATTATACTCTGTAATGCCTATCACTTAAGCCGACGGCCGGGCGAAGATATCATAAAAGGACTGGGCGGATTGCATAACTTCATGAACTGGGATGGGCCGATTCTTACGGATAGCGGAGGCTACCAGGTATTTTCGCTTTCCAAACTCACCAAAGTAACCGATGACGGTGTGGAATTCAAGTCCGAGCCTGACGGGAATAAAATATTCCTCACGCCTGAACGGGTAATAGAAATACAGGAAGCTTTAGGCCCGGATATAATCATGCCATTAGACCAGCCGGTTGCTTATCCGGCAACAAAGGAAATGGCGCGTGTTGCCCTGGAGCGGACTTTAAACTGGGCAAAACGCAGCCTTGAATCACAGAAGCGGCACGACCAGACCCGCCTGCGCCAAGGCTACGGCGGGCAGGTGCTTTTCGGCATCATCCAGGGTGCCACTTTCACGGAACTGCGCAAGGAGTGCACGGAAAAACTCCTGGAGATGGAATTCCCAGGATATGCCATCGGCGGATTAAGCGTGGGGGAAAACAACTCTTTAATGTTCGAGATGCTCCAAACTATGACGGCTATCATACCGGAAACACACCCGCGCTATTTTATGGGAATGGGAACGCCGGCTGATATGCTGCGGTCAATTGCGCTGGGCATAGACATGTTCGATTGCGTCCTGCCGACACGCAACGGCAGGAATGGCTGGGCATTCACGAGCAAAGGGATTGTCAGATTACGCAACAGTATCCATAAAGACGATCCCGCCCCGCTGGATGAAAACTGCCAATGCTATACCTGCCGCAATTTCTCGCGCGCCTATTTAAGGCATCTTTTTAATGCGGAAGAAATACTCGGGCTGACCCTGGTCTCCA